Proteins encoded within one genomic window of Bacteroidota bacterium:
- a CDS encoding nucleotidyltransferase family protein, whose product MTKVGIVLLAAGGSSRMGFPKQLIEFQGKKLIQIVAERLLACRCFPTTVILGGHSREILPYLQGYELDILENLDWQSGMATSIRCAVSFVEAHYPDLTHLMFALVDQPFVEAEHYYALVEAAEKEPDKVVAAFYGGQPGAPVILPRKYFPMLMRLTGDQGARAVIRNLPADQLLTVDMPTAMIDWDASGDIR is encoded by the coding sequence ATGACCAAAGTCGGAATCGTTTTGCTGGCGGCGGGTGGAAGTTCGCGGATGGGTTTCCCCAAACAATTGATCGAATTTCAAGGGAAAAAGCTGATTCAAATCGTCGCAGAGCGGCTTCTGGCCTGCCGATGCTTTCCCACGACGGTGATTTTGGGTGGCCATTCGAGGGAAATTCTGCCTTATCTGCAAGGATATGAACTCGACATCCTCGAGAATTTGGATTGGCAGTCGGGCATGGCGACGTCGATTCGCTGTGCGGTTTCCTTTGTAGAAGCCCATTATCCGGACCTGACGCATTTGATGTTTGCCCTGGTCGATCAGCCGTTTGTGGAAGCGGAACATTATTACGCTTTGGTAGAAGCAGCGGAAAAGGAGCCTGACAAGGTGGTCGCAGCTTTTTACGGTGGCCAACCGGGTGCGCCGGTGATCCTTCCACGCAAATATTTCCCGATGCTGATGCGCTTGACAGGTGATCAAGGGGCGCGTGCTGTCATTCGCAACTTGCCTGCCGATCAATTGTTGACCGTCGATATGCCGACAGCAATGATCGATTGGGATGCGTCAGGGGACATTCGCTGA
- a CDS encoding FAD binding domain-containing protein, with amino-acid sequence MSTIATTIAAAKIANGEFRAGGTDLMDRLRHHVTSGDIVDISRIPGLDQIVMNDDGTCTIGAFVTIDQVAKSPVIQKHYPGLAKAAGELANPQIRRAASIGGSLLQRSRCWYYRHEGFTCFKKGGNSCPMREGNHQYGVCFDLGPCVAPHPSTLGMVLMAYDAEITVDGAGRRSVAALYGDGKQAAADHLLAAHEMLTFVHLPVPFPDELSAYSRTISRARAEWPLVEVFVIGNATKPIAMANVRVVIGGVANVPLRLGKVEAYLSGRSARRAVYDAAGRLAVEGANPLPGTQYKVELVARTVAETIEFAFISLEGED; translated from the coding sequence ATGAGCACAATCGCAACGACCATTGCCGCCGCAAAAATTGCAAACGGCGAATTCCGCGCAGGTGGAACGGACTTGATGGACCGCCTTCGGCACCACGTGACCTCGGGCGACATTGTTGACATTTCGCGGATTCCTGGACTGGATCAAATTGTGATGAACGATGACGGTACGTGCACGATCGGCGCTTTCGTAACCATCGACCAAGTTGCCAAGAGCCCTGTCATTCAAAAGCATTATCCTGGATTGGCGAAAGCAGCTGGTGAATTGGCGAATCCGCAGATTCGGCGGGCGGCGAGCATCGGCGGATCCTTGCTGCAACGCAGCCGTTGCTGGTATTATCGCCACGAGGGATTCACCTGCTTCAAAAAAGGCGGCAATTCCTGCCCCATGCGCGAAGGCAACCATCAATATGGTGTTTGCTTTGATCTTGGGCCTTGTGTGGCACCGCATCCAAGCACCTTGGGCATGGTTTTGATGGCCTATGATGCCGAAATCACCGTCGACGGAGCAGGACGCCGGAGCGTTGCCGCCCTTTACGGTGACGGCAAACAAGCGGCTGCCGACCATCTGTTAGCCGCCCATGAAATGCTGACCTTTGTCCATTTGCCAGTCCCATTCCCCGACGAATTGTCCGCCTATTCCCGGACCATCAGCCGCGCACGCGCTGAATGGCCATTGGTCGAGGTATTTGTGATCGGCAACGCAACAAAACCCATTGCGATGGCAAATGTGCGTGTTGTGATCGGCGGCGTTGCCAATGTGCCCTTGCGCTTGGGCAAAGTCGAGGCTTATCTCAGCGGCCGCAGTGCGCGTCGCGCCGTTTACGATGCAGCCGGTCGCCTCGCTGTGGAGGGTGCAAATCCGTTGCCGGGAACCCAATACAAGGTCGAACTTGTGGCAAGAACGGTGGCTGAAACCATAGAATTCGCATTTATCTCCTTGGAGGGCGAGGATTGA
- a CDS encoding XdhC family protein yields the protein MGASHQEISNILAAIEASALPLEQMALATVVDVEGSAYRRIGARMLILENGNWVGSISGGCLEGNALRIAREVMRLGKPRLIAYDTRTDENAKILGASLGCNGIIEVWIEPMAGTEALPILKALKQAFLGKSESWFARDLVVNAMADGRWSFLGTSDDDPDIFSEGDAKELLAQPGIQILHSGLFTIQVFVECVTPATRLLVFGGGEDARPLVQLAAQLGWRVTVTDDCGAKALPIRFPEAESVLQLQRERAAQELQPDRFTAAVLMSHNYGYDKAILQELVGTDVAYIGLLGPRKRFDRMNAELGGVLDDNQAIHAPIGLDIGAQTPLEIAVAVVAEIQAVFSRRNAGFLKQREGFIHDRKELQT from the coding sequence ATGGGCGCATCGCATCAAGAAATTTCCAATATCCTGGCCGCGATTGAGGCTTCAGCATTGCCGTTGGAGCAGATGGCGCTTGCGACCGTGGTGGATGTCGAGGGTTCCGCTTATCGGCGCATCGGCGCGCGGATGTTGATTTTGGAAAATGGCAACTGGGTCGGTTCGATTTCCGGCGGATGTCTCGAAGGCAATGCCTTGCGCATCGCGCGCGAGGTCATGCGTTTGGGCAAGCCGCGCCTGATTGCCTACGATACCCGAACCGATGAAAACGCCAAAATTTTGGGCGCAAGCTTGGGTTGCAACGGCATCATCGAGGTCTGGATCGAACCGATGGCGGGAACCGAGGCTCTGCCGATATTGAAGGCATTGAAACAGGCATTTCTGGGAAAATCAGAATCTTGGTTTGCGCGGGATTTGGTGGTCAACGCCATGGCTGACGGGAGATGGAGCTTCCTCGGCACATCCGACGATGATCCCGATATTTTTTCGGAGGGCGATGCAAAGGAGTTGCTCGCTCAACCTGGCATCCAAATCCTCCATTCCGGCCTGTTTACCATTCAAGTTTTCGTAGAATGCGTGACACCTGCGACCCGGCTGCTGGTTTTTGGCGGTGGCGAAGACGCCCGTCCGCTCGTGCAATTGGCTGCGCAACTGGGTTGGCGTGTGACAGTGACAGACGATTGCGGGGCCAAGGCCCTGCCGATTCGGTTTCCAGAGGCCGAAAGCGTCTTGCAGCTTCAACGCGAGCGGGCAGCGCAGGAATTGCAGCCCGATCGGTTCACCGCCGCGGTCTTGATGTCGCACAACTACGGCTACGACAAGGCCATTTTGCAGGAATTGGTGGGCACCGACGTTGCCTACATTGGTTTGCTGGGTCCACGCAAGCGCTTTGACCGCATGAATGCCGAGCTCGGCGGCGTTTTGGACGACAATCAAGCGATTCACGCGCCCATCGGGCTCGACATTGGCGCGCAGACGCCGTTGGAAATCGCCGTGGCCGTTGTGGCCGAGATTCAAGCCGTGTTTTCGAGACGCAATGCTGGATTTTTGAAGCAACGCGAAGGCTTTATCCATGACCGAAAAGAATTGCAAACATGA